A region from the Aegilops tauschii subsp. strangulata cultivar AL8/78 chromosome 5, Aet v6.0, whole genome shotgun sequence genome encodes:
- the LOC141023115 gene encoding uncharacterized protein, protein MASPASSASGDLNPFAVLEPPTAAALRHVPIHDHIPITLDLHTPSFSTWRTYFSLTFREFGIRDHVDGSVDAMAMQHDVHWLAVDATIVKWLYRTVSREILSHIIRDNDTALGTWTFICQLFLDNRLQRQVLLTIEFYSLTQDGMGLFDYCLRLKVLADELRDVGAAVSDATMLTNLIRGLGPDYANAASNLNLLTEPTFARAVN, encoded by the coding sequence ATGGCTTCCCCGGCGTCCTCTGCTTCCGGTGACCTCAACCCGTTCGCCGTCCTTGAGCCACCCACCGCCGCAGCCCTCCGCCATGTCCCAATTCATGACCACATCCCCATCACCCTCGACCTACACACTCCCTCCTTCTCCACCTGGCGTACGTATTTCTCTCTGACATTCCGCGAGTTCGGCATCCGTGACCACGTCGACGGATCAGTGGATGCCATGGCCATGCAGCATGATGTCCACTGGCTCGCTGTGGATGCCACCATCGTCAAGTGGCTCTATCGCACGGTGTCTCGCGAGATTCTCTCGCACATCATCCGCGACAACGACACCGCGCTGGGCACCTGGACCTTTATCTGCCAGCTCTTCCTCGACAATCGTCTCCAGCGCCAGGTCCTGTTAACCATAGAGTTCTACAGCCTGACGCAGGATGGGATGGGGCTGTTCGACTACTGCTTGCGCCTCAAGGTCCTCGCCGACGAGCTGCGCGACGTGGGCGCGGCCGTCTCCGACGCCACCATGCTCACGAACCTCATTCGTGGGCTGGGTCCCGACTACGCCAACGCCGCCTCCAACCTCAACCTGCTGACGGAGCCGACCTTCGCGCGCGCCGTCAACTAG